One genomic segment of Ricinus communis isolate WT05 ecotype wild-type chromosome 3, ASM1957865v1, whole genome shotgun sequence includes these proteins:
- the LOC8275857 gene encoding uncharacterized protein LOC8275857: MATHHEKQKRGNFLMNFYKSSSKNYKPKIEPNVVINKPLSHNLFSRKLENSYQETMAAERVGERGNVMVEARKSVSHVETNLASVASFLQVKVLVTDMPGFMQIHAFRCARRTYDSLDKFSSKHIAYNIKKEFDKVYGPAWHCIVGSSFGSFVTHSTGCFLYFSMEKLYILVFKTKVQKAQLQN, translated from the exons ATGGCTACTCACCATGAGAAGCAAAAGAGAGGTAATTTCTTGATGAATTTCTACAAGTCTAGCAGTAAGAATTACAAACCGAAAATAGAACCAAATGTTGTCATTAATAAACCTTTGTCACACAACCTGTTTTCAAGAAAACTAGAGAATTCTTATCAGGAAACGATGGCCGCAGAAAGAGTAGGAGAAAGAGGAAACGTGATGGTGGAGGCGAGAAAGTCAGTATCTCATGTGGAAACGAATTTAGCATCGGTGGCTTCATTTCTTCAAGTGAAGGTATTGGTGACAGACATGCCTGGATTTATGCAGATTCATGCTTTTCGGTGTGCAAGAAGAACCTATGACAGTTTGGATAAGTTTAGCTCTAAACACATTGCTTACAATATAAAAAAG GAATTTGACAAGGTATATGGGCCGGCCTGGCACTGCATTGTGGGCTCAAGTTTTGGGTCATTTGTGACCCATTCAACTGGATGTTTCCTGTACTTCTCAATGGAGAAACTTTACATTCTAGTCTTTAAAACAAAAGTTCAGAAAGCACAGCTCCAAAATTAG